The proteins below come from a single Odontesthes bonariensis isolate fOdoBon6 chromosome 18, fOdoBon6.hap1, whole genome shotgun sequence genomic window:
- the LOC142368313 gene encoding 26S proteasome non-ATPase regulatory subunit 4-like: MGLESTMVCVDNSEYMRNGDFLPTRLQAQQDAVNIVCHSKTRSNPENNVGLITMANNCEVLTTLTPDTGRILSKLHAVQPTGKMCFCTGIRVAHLALKHRQGKNHKIRIIAFVGSPVEDSEKDLVKMAKRLKKEKVNVDIINFGEEEVNTEKLTAFINTLNGKEGTGSHLVTVPPGPSLADALLSSPILAGEGGSMMGLGASDFEFGVDPSADPELALALRVSMEEQRQRQEEEARRAAVASAAEAGVPTPSADESEEALLKMSVSQPESGAAVLPDFSSMTEEEQIAYAMQMSLAGGEYGEMDTGAPMDTAESAKEEDDYDVMQDPEFLQSVLENLPGVDPNNEAIRNAMGSLASQTGNKPDGKKDEEKKK; the protein is encoded by the exons ATGGGGCTGGAAAGTACTATGGTCTG TGTGGACAACAGCGAATACATGAGAAATGGAGACTTTTTACCAACAAGGCTACAGGCTCAACAGGATGCTGTCAACATCGTTTGCCACTCAAAAACACGCAGCAACCCAGAGAACAACGTGGGCCTCATCACCATGGCAAA TAACTGTGAGGTCCTCACCACACTGACACCAGACACTGGACGCATCTTGTCCAAACTTCATGCTGTCCAGCCCACAGGAAAGATGTGCTTCTGCACAGGCATACGAGTGGCTCAT CTTGCCCTAAAGCACAGGCAAGGAAAAAACCACAAGATCAGGATCATTGCTTTTGTTGGAAGTCCTGTGGAGGATAGTGAAAAAGAT CTTGTCAAGATGGCAAAGCGcttgaaaaaagagaaagtgaATGTGGATATCATCAACTTTGGAGAAGAG GAGGTTAACACAGAAAAGCTGACTGCTTTTATCAACACTCTAAATGGGAAGGAGGGAACAGGCTCCCACCTGGTTACAGTTCCCCCTGGGCCCAGCCTGGCTGATGCGCTGCTGTCCTCTCCCATTCTGGCCGGTGAGGGAGGATCTATGATGGGTCTTGGTGCCAGCGACTTTGAGTTTGGTGTGGACCCCAGTGCTGATCCAGAGCTGGCTCTG GCCCTGCGTGTTTCAATGGAGGAGCAGCGacagaggcaggaggaggaggcccGCAGAGCTGCTGTGGCTTCTGCAGCCGAGGCAGGAGTGCCCACGCCCAGCGCAGACG AATCGGAGGAGGCCTTGTTGAAGATGTCTGTATCTCAGCCTGAGAGCGGTGCAGCCGTGCTTCCTGATTTCAGCAGCATGACGGAGGAGGAGCAGATAGCCTACGCCATGCAGATGTCTCTTGCTGGAGGAG AGTATGGGGAAATGGACACTGGAGCCCCTATGGACACTGCAGAATCAGCCAAG GAGGAGGATGATTATGATGTCATGCAAGACCCAGAGTTCCTTCAGAGTGTCCTGGAGAACCTGCCTGGTGTGGATCCAAACAACGAGGCCATCCGCAACGCCATGGGCTCCCTGGCTTCCCAGACAGGAAACAAGCCAGATGGCAAAAAggatgaagagaagaagaaatga